One window from the genome of Cryptomeria japonica chromosome 6, Sugi_1.0, whole genome shotgun sequence encodes:
- the LOC131062928 gene encoding uncharacterized protein LOC131062928 has protein sequence MGVGSYETIHRAKGLAPSGITRFATNFITLQSMLCCKSALRHMIIGEEWFSSSYVGTPTEKDMVDCIFDERYFWVPCDEIVKFVKPSVVLFRVVVGEKPAMGYIYEGMDRAKEGIKSVYEGDESKYGPIWEIIDRRWHHQLYRTIHATTYYLNPTFHFIPSFKADVEVLNGLYSIMEKIAPAGTTQIELI, from the exons atgggtgttggctcttatgagacaatacacagagcaaaAGGATTAGCTCCttcaggaatcacaagatttgccacaaacttcatcacattgcagtccatgctttgTTGTAAGTCGGCCTTGAGACATATGATTATTGGTGAGGAGTGGTTTTCTTCATCTTATGTTGGTACCCCTACAGAGAAAGATATGGtagattgcatttttgatgagcgatacttttgggtcccttgtgatgagatagtgaag tttgttaagccctcgGTGGTTTTGTTTCGAGTTGTGGTTGGAGAAAAGCctgcaatgggctacatatatgagggcatggatagggcgaaggagggcatcaaatctgtctatgaaggagatgagagcaagtatggtcccatttgggagatcattgataggagatggcatcatcagctttatAGGACCATCCATGCAACAACCTATTATCTGAATCCGACATTccattttatcccttctttcaaggctgatgtggaggtccttaatgggctatactcgATCATGGAGAAGATAGCACCTGCTGGTACTACTCAGATAGAGCTTATTTGA